TTCTGTGACTGTATCCATGGCGGCTGTTATAATTGGGATATTTAAAGTCAGATTATCTGCCAATTTTGTTGTTAAATCTGCATCATTAGGCAACACATGACTTTCTGCTGGAATGAGCAATACATCATCAAAGGTAAAACCTTTTTTTAAAAATTTAGTATCCCAATTAGACATTGAAGTTTCCTCTTTTCTTTCTTTTTGAGCTTGACTCTTTTTGTATTGTATCTATCATACCATTCTATGAAAATTTGTCAATTATATTTATGGTAGAAATCATAAAAAAACCATCCCTGTGATCCTATGGAAGAGATAGTTTTACGATTCATATTTTATCTATTATTTAAAATAATTTAGTCCCATTGCTCCTTTAACCTCAGATAGGGTTTGACCTGCAACTTCACGCGCTTTCTCACTACCTTTTTGAAGCATATTGTACACTTCCCCCATATCCTTAGCAAATTCGATACGGCGCTCACGAATAGGACCAAGTTCGCGTTCTAATATTTCAAGTAGATAACGTTTCGTCTTCACATCACCAAGACCACCACGTTGATAATGTTCTTTCATATCTGCAATGTCTTGAGCATCTTCTGGACGACCAAACACATCTAGATAATGGAAAACCATATTTCCTTCAATCTTACCTGGATCCTCAACCCGAATATGGTCTGGATCAGTATACATGCTCATGACTTTTTTACGCAACGTATCCACATCATCAGCTAGATAAATACCATTATTAAGGGATTTAGACATTTTAGCATTTCCATCTAAACCAGGCAAACGTCCTGCTCTCTCATTTTCTGGATAAATACCCTCTGGTTCCACTAAGACATCACAGTTATATGCGTTGTTAAAAGAACGAACAATTTCACGAGTTTGCTCAATCATTGGTTTCTGATCTGTCCCAACAGGAACATAATTAGCCTTGAAGGCAGTGATATCTGCTGCTTGCGCAATCGGATAAATCAAAAATCCTGTCGGAATACTTTCTCCAAACCCTTTTTGAGCAATCTCTGTTTTTACTGTCGGATTCCGTTCCAAACGAGCTAGTGACACCAAATTCATATAGTACATAGATAATTCAGCCAACTCTGGAATCTGGCTTTGAATAAAGATAGTTGATTTACTTGAATCTAATCCAACTGCTAGGTAATCTAAGGCAACATTCCCAATCGATTCTACAATCGTTTGAGGATCTTTGGCGTGATCTGTCAATGCTTGTTGGTCCGCCAAAAAAACAAACATCTCATACTTGTCTTCTTCCTGAAGTAATACTCTGTTTTTAAGGCTCCCAACATAATGTCCAATATGCAGTTTTCCTGTTGGGCGATCTCCTGTTAAAATAATGGGTTTTGTCATTTTTTTCTCCTTCGAAATGGTCTCTTCAATTATAGCATTTTTTTGTTAAAATAACAGAAAATTATTTAAATCAAACAACTAACTCATTGTAAACAAACCTGTAAACTTAATTGACATAAAATTGACAAACAAAAATTTGAATATTTCTCTCTTTTCTAGTAGAATAAATATATTACATATTATAGGAGAAAAACATTGCTTACAGTATCTGATGTTTCACTACGTTTTAGTGATCGCAAACTTTTTGATGATGTCAATATCAAATTTACAGAAGGAAATACATACGGATTGATTGGTGCTAATGGTGCTGGGAAGTCTACATTCTTAAAAATCTTAGCTGGTGATATCGAGCCTACAACTGGTCACATCTCTCTTGGTCCAGATGAACGTCTCTCTGTTCTCCGTCAAAATCATTTTGACTATGAAGATGAGCGAGTTATTGATGTCGTTATTATGGGAAATGAAAAACTTTACAACATCATGAAAGAAAAAGATGCCATTTACATGAAGGAAGATTTTTCAGATGAAGATGGTGTTCGTGCAGCCGAACTCGAAGGTGAATTTGCTGAACTTGGAGGTTGGGAAGCAGAAAGTGAAGCATCCCAATTACTTCAAAACCTAAACATTCCAGAAGAATTGCACTATCAAAACATGAGCGAATTGGCCAATGGTGAAAAAGTGAAGGTTCTCCTTGCTAAAGCACTTTTTGGTAAACCAGATGTTCTTCTCTTGGACGAGCCGACCAACGGGTTGGACATCCAATCTATTACTTGGCTAGAAGACTTCTTGATTGACTTTGATAACACCGTTATCGTAGTATCCCACGACCGTCACTTCTTAAACAAAGTGTGTACTCATATGGCCGACCTTGACTTTGGAAAAATCAAACTCTATGTCGGAAACTACGACTTCTGGAAGGAATCTTCTGAGCTTGCTGCTAAATTGCTAGCAGACCGTAATGCCAAGGCAGAAGAAAAAATTAAACAATTGCAAGAATTCGTTGCTCGCTTCTCTGCCAACGCTTCTAAGTCAAGACAAGCAACGTCTCGTAAAAAAATGCTTGACAAGATTGAATTAGAAGAGATTGTGCCATCTAGTCGTAAATATCCATTTATCAACTTTAAAGCAGAACGTGAGATTGGTAATGATCTCTTGACAGTAGAAAATCTAACTGTAAAGATTGATGGCGAAACTATCCTAGACAATATTAGTTTCATCTTACGTCCAGGTGATAAGACAGCTCTGATTGGACAAAATGACATCCAAACGACTGCATTAATTCGTGCAATTATGGGTGACATCGACTATGAAGGAACTGTCAAGTGGGGAGTTACTACTAGCCGTTCTTACTTGCCAAAAGACAACTCGGCTGATTTTGCAGGAGGAGAGTCAATTCTTGACTGGTTGCGTCAATTTGCAAGTAAAGAAGAAGATGACAATACCTTCCTACGTGGTTTCCTTGGTCGTATGCTCTTTTCTGGAGATGAAGTTAACAAACCTGTAAACGTCTTGTCAGGGGGAGAAAAAGTGCGTGTCATGCTTTCAAAACTCATGCTCTTGAAATCAAATGTCCTTGTACTTGATGATCCAACAAATCACTTGGACTTGGAATCTATCTCAAGCTTGAACGATGGATTGAAAAACTTTAAAGAATCAATCATCTTTGCCAGTCATGACCACGAGTTTATCCAAACTTTGGCAAACCATATCATTGTTTTGTCTAAGAATGGCGTCATTGATCGTATCGATGAAACCTATGATGAATTCCTAGAAAATGCAGAAGTACAAGCAAAAGTTAAAGAACTTTGGAAAGACTAATAAGACTTCAAAACTCAGTTGGGGTAACCAACTGAGTTTTCTATCATTCTACGAGGTAACATGAAATCATTTTTTAAAACATATTGGACCTATTTTGTTTCTTTCATCATTCCTTTAGTAATTATGACTGGAGTATACCTAATTCAAGGTATCTACTGGAATAGCGATGCATCTCCACTATTAGGAGACGGTTTCCATCAATACGTTATTTTTGATGTAGCTTTACGAAATATTCTGCATGGAAATGGCAGTTTGTTTTACACCTTTACAAGTGGCCTCGGACTGAATTTCTATGCTCTATCTAGTTATTACTTGGGTAGTTTTCTCTCACCTCTGGTTTACTTTTTTAATCTGTCAAATATGCCAGATGCTGTCTATCTGACCACTCTCTTAAAATTTGGATTGATTGGTCTGTCAACCTTCTTTAGTTTGAATAGATTATTTAAAGATATCCCAAAATTTTTAAAACTTACCTTATCTACTTCCTATGCTTTAATGAGCTTCACTGTCAGTCAGTTAGAGATAAAAACCTGGTTAGATGTTTTTATCTTGATTCCTTTAATTATAACTGGTTTACACCTACTCATAACACAAAAGAAGCGCCTACTATACTTTACAAGTTTGTCAATCTTATTTATTCAAAATTATTATTTTGGGTATATGACAGCATTGTTTCTTATTTTCTGGTATCTTTGTCAAATTTCTTGGGACTTTAAAACTCGAAAATCATCTTTTCTTGATTTTGTTGTTACCTCCTTTTTAGCTGGAATGGCTAGTTTGATTATGACTCTTCCTACACTGTTTGATTTACAAACTCATGGAGAGAAGTTGACTGCCATCACAAAATTAAAGACAGATAGTAGCTGGTATTTGGATATTTTTGCAAAACAATTCATTGGATCTTTTGATACAACTAAATATGGATCTATACCAATGATTTTTGTTGGATTGCTTCCTTTTATTTTGACTATTCTATTTTTCACAATAAAATCCATAAGGTTTCACGTGAAACTTACCTATGCAATTTTCTTTACTTTTTTAATAACAAGCTTTTACATAGAAGCACTTGATTTATTTTGGCAAGGGATGCATACCCCAAATATGTTTTTGCATCGCTATGCTTGGATTTTTTCCACTCTGTTAATTTATACTGCAGCAGAAGTCTTAAATCGTCTGAAAGAACTGAAGCTCTGGAATCTATTTGTCTCACTTTTTCTTGTACTAACAGGATTTTTGGCTACTGTCTATTTTAAATCACACTATTCTTTTCTAACTGATTTGAATATCCTACTCACTCTTGAATTTCTACTAGTTTATGCTCTTTTACTTCTTGCAGTCATTAGAAAGTTTATCTCTGTAAATCTATTTGCAATTCTTTTGTCTTTATTTATAACAGCTGAGATAAGCTTAAATGCATCATCTCAAATGGAAGGAATAGCTAAAGAATGGGCCTTTGCTTCTCGTAGCGCCTATAATAGGGATATCACCGCTATGGAATCCATTCTAAACCAAATTGGCAATCCATTTACACGTACTGAAAAACTGCAAATTCAGACTGGAAATGACAGTATGAAATTTAACTACAATGGAATCTCTCAATTTTCGTCTGTACGAAATCGTTCAGCTAGCACTAGTTTGGATAAACTGGGATTCAAATCCTCTGGAACCAACCTCAATCTCCGTTATGCAAATAACA
This Streptococcus oralis DNA region includes the following protein-coding sequences:
- the trpS gene encoding tryptophan--tRNA ligase; the protein is MTKPIILTGDRPTGKLHIGHYVGSLKNRVLLQEEDKYEMFVFLADQQALTDHAKDPQTIVESIGNVALDYLAVGLDSSKSTIFIQSQIPELAELSMYYMNLVSLARLERNPTVKTEIAQKGFGESIPTGFLIYPIAQAADITAFKANYVPVGTDQKPMIEQTREIVRSFNNAYNCDVLVEPEGIYPENERAGRLPGLDGNAKMSKSLNNGIYLADDVDTLRKKVMSMYTDPDHIRVEDPGKIEGNMVFHYLDVFGRPEDAQDIADMKEHYQRGGLGDVKTKRYLLEILERELGPIRERRIEFAKDMGEVYNMLQKGSEKAREVAGQTLSEVKGAMGLNYFK
- a CDS encoding ATP-binding cassette domain-containing protein, with protein sequence MLTVSDVSLRFSDRKLFDDVNIKFTEGNTYGLIGANGAGKSTFLKILAGDIEPTTGHISLGPDERLSVLRQNHFDYEDERVIDVVIMGNEKLYNIMKEKDAIYMKEDFSDEDGVRAAELEGEFAELGGWEAESEASQLLQNLNIPEELHYQNMSELANGEKVKVLLAKALFGKPDVLLLDEPTNGLDIQSITWLEDFLIDFDNTVIVVSHDRHFLNKVCTHMADLDFGKIKLYVGNYDFWKESSELAAKLLADRNAKAEEKIKQLQEFVARFSANASKSRQATSRKKMLDKIELEEIVPSSRKYPFINFKAEREIGNDLLTVENLTVKIDGETILDNISFILRPGDKTALIGQNDIQTTALIRAIMGDIDYEGTVKWGVTTSRSYLPKDNSADFAGGESILDWLRQFASKEEDDNTFLRGFLGRMLFSGDEVNKPVNVLSGGEKVRVMLSKLMLLKSNVLVLDDPTNHLDLESISSLNDGLKNFKESIIFASHDHEFIQTLANHIIVLSKNGVIDRIDETYDEFLENAEVQAKVKELWKD
- a CDS encoding YfhO family protein produces the protein MKSFFKTYWTYFVSFIIPLVIMTGVYLIQGIYWNSDASPLLGDGFHQYVIFDVALRNILHGNGSLFYTFTSGLGLNFYALSSYYLGSFLSPLVYFFNLSNMPDAVYLTTLLKFGLIGLSTFFSLNRLFKDIPKFLKLTLSTSYALMSFTVSQLEIKTWLDVFILIPLIITGLHLLITQKKRLLYFTSLSILFIQNYYFGYMTALFLIFWYLCQISWDFKTRKSSFLDFVVTSFLAGMASLIMTLPTLFDLQTHGEKLTAITKLKTDSSWYLDIFAKQFIGSFDTTKYGSIPMIFVGLLPFILTILFFTIKSIRFHVKLTYAIFFTFLITSFYIEALDLFWQGMHTPNMFLHRYAWIFSTLLIYTAAEVLNRLKELKLWNLFVSLFLVLTGFLATVYFKSHYSFLTDLNILLTLEFLLVYALLLLAVIRKFISVNLFAILLSLFITAEISLNASSQMEGIAKEWAFASRSAYNRDITAMESILNQIGNPFTRTEKLQIQTGNDSMKFNYNGISQFSSVRNRSASTSLDKLGFKSSGTNLNLRYANNSLLADNLFGIQYNISETSLDKYGFQEIYQKDHLTLYKNQLSLPIAFATQSIYTDVNFNNHTLDNQALFINQLANLNLDYFSQIASDKTDTSDGLTSITGSANEDAKIDYQIEVPQNSQVYLSFSNLHFTNDKQKKVDILVNGEKKTFSTDNAFNFFNLGYTEEQKTFNISVSFPGNSQVSFESPTFYRLDTQALTEAIQKIKEQPVEVSTSKNKVFATYEVKEDTSIFFTIPYDKGWSAYQDGKKLEIKQAQTGFMKVDVPKGKGTITLSFIPNGFVIGAACSLTALLLFGTYNHRRNLSKTEKD